A window of Bufo gargarizans isolate SCDJY-AF-19 chromosome 9, ASM1485885v1, whole genome shotgun sequence contains these coding sequences:
- the LOC122946151 gene encoding CCN family member 1-like, with translation MPAALCPGALLLLAATACALRTGEPSCPSTCLCPKTPSTCAPGISLVTDSCGCCKVCARQYNQDCDLRHPCDHIKGLHCDFGADPSSTRGICRAKSEGRPCEFFGQIYQNGENFQPNCKHQCSCMDGVVGCMPLCPQEMALPSVDCINPRLVKVPGQCCEEWMCDSNHISEDSGDTTTGDVDDILKSSEENLDQEDVEPVSSNELITLVRNGFKVETGLGPHPQPDRSSCAIQTTEWSQCSKSCGMGLSSRITNDNPQCKLMKETRLCQIRPCKDPLPSKPKNGKKCTRTKKAKQAMHFTYAGCTSVRRYKPNYCGSCTDGRCCTPSKTRTMRVRFRCDDGDTFQKSMMWIEKCRCHQNCPYPNELSYPHYRLHNDIHKFTD, from the exons ATGCCCGCCGCCCTCTGCCCGGGAGCCCTGCTGCTGCTGGCGGCCACTGCCTGCGCCCTGAGGACG GGGGAACCATCGTGCCCATCAACCTGCCTCTGCCCCAAGACACCCTCTACGTGTGCCCCTGGCATCAGCCTGGTAACGGACAGCTGTGGATGCTGCAAGGTCTGTGCCCGTCAGTACAACCAGGACTGCGATCTGAGACATCCCTGTGATCACATCAAGGGCCTGCACTGTGACTTTGGGGCTGACCCTTCATCAACCAGGGGCATCTGCCGTG CAAAGTCTGAAGGTCGTCCTTGTGAATTCTTCGGCCAAATCTATCAAAACGGAGAGAACTTTCAACCCAACTGCAAGCACCAGTGCTCGTGCATGGATGGAGTGGTGGGATGTATGCCCCTGTGTCCTCAGGAAATGGCCCTGCCTAGCGTGGATTGCATTAATCCCAGACTTGTGAAGGTCCCAGGACAGTGCTGTGAGGAGTGGATGTGTGATAGCAACCACATCTCAGAGGACTCGGGAGACACCACCACTGGAGACGTGGATGATATTTTAAAGTCATCTGAAGAAAACCTTGACCAGGAGGATGTGGAACCTGTATCCAGCAACGAGCTCATTACATTGGTCCGAAATGGATTTAAAGTGGAAACAG GTCTGGGTCCTCATCCCCAACCAGATCGCTCCAGCTGTGCCATCCAAACAACCGAATGGTCTCAGTGCTCTAAATCCTGTGGCATGGGACTATCCTCCAGGATAACCAACGATAACCCTCAATGCAAGCTCATGAAGGAGACCCGCTTGTGCCAAATCCGGCCCTGCAAAGACCCATTACCATCCAAACCCAag AATGGCAAGAAATGCACAAGAACAAAGAAAGCCAAGCAAGCAATGCATTTCACCTATGCCGGCTGCACCAGCGTGCGTAGGTACAAGCCAAACTACTGTGGCTCCTGCACGGATGGCCGATGCTGCACCCCATCCAAAACTAGAACCATGAGGGTGCGCTTCCGTTGTGACGATGGAGACACTTTCCAGAAAAGCATGATGTGGATTGAAAAGTGCAGGTGCCACCAAAACTGTCCCTATCCCAACGAGTTATCTTACCCTCATTACCGGTTACACAATGATATTCACAAATTCACAGACTGA